The Callithrix jacchus isolate 240 chromosome X, calJac240_pri, whole genome shotgun sequence genome contains a region encoding:
- the LOC144581111 gene encoding uncharacterized protein LOC144581111: protein MGSVPRMPVSDAPWEASHQKHQSAFGIGSTADIGRGTRNLTQRNQRMPVSPLQTSQPTPPGKRHTVGSVLTNDGQQMRSDKVNQAARRHRRKRSRSRKSKRCYYSTTRQDASVTHNVCEEKVKNGQPTPDNVFPTVPSALINMTAAGISSLGFGDQYAAVTHNVHEEKMNNGQPAPHTVFSTAPPGLDATVTQYVHEQKMENGQPQTDKVLSTVPLCLGHMTAAGIPSMSIRDLYATVTHNINEERRKNGQPQPDATITHSAHEQKMEYVQPAPENVLLTLQPGLNNMAATGISSMSTRDLGASKTYNVLKEKMEKGEPQHGNISSTALIGLTNVAGAAIPAMSTDGLYATVSHNVHEQRMENDQPQQENVWPNILAWFINMAGAGIPAMSTRDLCMFIFYLYCPPWFPYAGIVP, encoded by the exons ATGGGAAGTGTGCCCCGGATGCCTGTGAGTGATGCTCCTTGGGAGGCGTCCCACCAGAAGCACCAATCTG CCTTCGGTATCGGCAGTACGGCGGACATAGGCAGAGGAACGCGGAACCTCACACAGCGGAATCAAAGG ATGCCGGTTTCTCCACTTCAAACGAGTCAGCCAACTCCACCTGGAAAACGTCACACTGTTGGCTCTGTGCTTACAAATGATGGCCAG CAAATGAGGAGTGACAAAGTAAATCAGGCTGCAAGAAGGCATCGAAGGAAAAGGAGTCGTTCCAGAAAATCCAAGAGATGCTATTATTCTACGACAAGGCAGG atgctagcgtcactcacaatgtctgtgaagaaaaggttaaaaatggCCAACCAACACCCGATAATGTCTTTCCAACTGTTCCATCAGCGCTTATTAATATGACAGCAGCTGGTATTTCATCCCTGGGTTTCGGCGATCAGT atgctgcggtGACTCATAACGTCCATGAAGAGAAGATGAATAACGGCCAGCCAGCACCTCATACCGTCTtttcaactgctccaccaggtcttg atgctactgTCACTCAATATGTCCATgaacagaagatggaaaatggccaACCCCAAACTGATAAAGTCTTGTCAACTGTTCCACTATGCCTTGGTCATATGACTGCAGCTGGTATTCCATCCATGAGTAtcagggatctgt atgctaccgTCACTCACAATATCaatgaagagagaaggaaaaatggcCAGCCCCAACCTg ACGCTACCATCACTCACAGCGCCCATGAACAGAAGATGGAATATGTCCAACCAGCACCTGAAAACGTGTTGTTGACACTTCAGCCAGGACTTAATAATATGGCAGCCACTGGTatttcatccatgagtaccagggatctgg gtGCTAGCAAAACTTATAATGTCCTTaaggagaagatggaaaaggGCGAACCCCAACATGGCAACATCTCATCAACTGCTCTAATAGGACTTACTAATGTGGCAGGAGCTGCTATTCCAGCCATGAGTACCGATGGTCTGT ATGCCACCGTCAGTCACAATGTCCATGAACAGAGGATGGAAAATGACCAACCGCAACAGGAAAACGTCTGGCCAAATATTCTCGCATGGTTTATTAATATGGCAGGAGCTGGTATTCCAGcaatgagtaccagggatctgtgtatgttcattttttacttgtactgtcctccttggtttccatatgcaGGCATAGTGCCATGA